The genomic segment CTCGGGCTGGCGGCGGTATTCTTTTTGCTTGGTTTTCAAGATCTCCGAAAAGGTAGGAAGATTGGCTTCTGGCTTTATTCAGCTCTGGCATTTTCATTTCATTATTCAATTATTGTGGTAGTTTTTATACTAATGATGTTTGAAGTTAAGTTTGCTCGACCGCAGTTCTTTCTGCTTGTTTTGTTGTTGTTTTCGGTGCCCGTAATGCTAAACTACGAATACTTCCTTGGGAAGCTTAATCTCTACTCGGTGAGCGAAGCGCCAAGCCTTCTGTCGGGGCTTTCAAAGAGTGCTGTAAGCTTTGCTCTTATCATCCTGACCCTTGTTACAAAGATACCTCTTCAGAGCAAAATCAAGCTCATATTTGTTTATGGAAGTTTGATTTTATTTTTTCAGGCACTGACTTTAGTGTCATATGCGGGCATTCGCTTATTGGACCTTGCCACTTTCACCTATCCGTTGGTTCTTTTGCGCATGTATAACCAGAGTAAGACACCCCCAGATAGGATGTTCCTGGTGGCTTTGTGTATTGCTGGTTTAATCGGTGCTTTGGGAAATTACCGTAATTTCTTGCTTGATGTTGATGGGCAACTTACTGGTACCCCCACTCCTTTTATGCCGTATAAAACTATATTTGATGAGGTGTGGTAGACATGCTAAAAAACGCAAAAAATCCTTTAGTCACGATAGGTATACCTTTTTTTAATCCAGGACACGCGCTGGTAGATGCTGTTCGCTCCGTCTTTGCTCAGAGCTTTCAAGATTGGGAGCTCATACTGATGGATGACGGATCGACGGATGGTTCACTTGAACTCGCCCGACGTATTCAGGATCCACGAGTACACGTTGTAAGTGATGGAAAGAACCTTGGCTTAGTGGCTCGTTTAAACCAGATCACCCAATTGGCCTCAGGAACGTATCTGGCAAGAATGGACGCGGATGACCTGATGCACCCCGAGAGAATTGCTAAGCAGTACAATTTTCTGAAATCAAACACTCAAGTAGATGTGATAGATACGGGCGCCTTCATTCTTAATAAAGAAGGCTATCCCGTTGGCCTACGTGGAACCTCGCCCGGCCTACCCACCCCCCTAGCCCTCCTTAAATGGGGAGGATTCTTACATCCTTCTATAATGACCCGACGCGAATGGCTATTAAGCCATCAGTATGATCCTGCTTATCCAAGAGCTGAGGATCGGGAGCTGTGGGCAAGGACCTTTAAAAGCAGTAAGTTTGCTCACCTACAAGAAGCATTGTTTTTCTACCGCCTTGTTGGGAATGTTCGCCCAAGGCTATACTTGACTAGCTATTCTTCAGAAAGAAAGGTGCTTCTGAAACACGGTCCTAACTTGGTCGGTTGGCCATGGGCTGTTGCTTTGTATATCCGGTCTCTGGCAAAATCTGCTGTGCTTTTAGGCCTATCTAGTCTTAAGAAAGAGCAATTGGTGGCCAGTCGAATGTATAATCCTATAGATAAAACCTCATTGAGCGTAGCTGTGGAAGTTTTGCAAAAAATCAGAGAGCAGAGAGTGCCTGGGTGGTAGTCATGAGTCCTCGATTGGTCAGCATCACTACCATGGAAATCACTCAAAGAGCATTTTTATTGCCAATATCCCAGTACCTTAGATCACAAGGCTGGCTAGTAGATGCTGTGGCGGCAGAGATCAAGACGTGTACGGCATGCCAGAGCTCTTATGATCGTATATATGAAATTGACTGGACCCGCAATCCATTAAATTTAAGGAACCTTACTCGAGCTTCAGCACAAGTACGAAAAATCGTTGAACGAGGTGACTACGATTTGGTTCACGTACATACCCCGGTAGCGGCCTTTGTTACCCGCTATGCACTGAGGAACTTACGGCGAATTGGGAAGCCAAAGATAATTTATACCGCTCACGGCTTCCACTTCCACCGTAACGGCCGTCCGTTGAGCAATGCAATATTCCTGGGACTCGAGAAATTGGCCGGGCGCTGGACCGATTATCTAGTGGTCATCAACCGTGAGGATGAGGCGGCAGCCAGACGTTACCGTATTGTTCCCCCAGAGCGGGTTCGCTACATGCCCGGTATTGGTATTGACCTTGACCAATACACCGCAGAGCGGGTTTCTCAGGAGGATATTAAGCGGGTGCGTGAAGAGCTAAAACTCGAGGAAAGACACAAACTCTTACTAATGGTGGCGGCTTTTGACCCGGGTAAGCGCCATAAAGATGCTATTGAGGCGCTGGCGTTGCTCCGTAGGAAAGAGGTGGTGCTGGCTTTTGCCGGGGAAGGACCGCTACGCCCCAGGATCGAAGAGCTGGCTCAAAGGGTTGGGGTAGCCGAACAAGTGCGCTTTTTGGGGTTTCGGAAAGACATACCTGCCTTGATGCGGGCATCGGTTGCCACCGTACTCACGTCCGAGCGCGAGGGACTGCCTAGAGCAGTAATGGAGTCGATGGCCCTTGGCGTTCCAGTGATTGGTGCAGATGCTCGGGGAACACGCGACCTTCTAGAAAGTGGAGCTGGAATTGTTGTGCCTGTGGGTAATGTTGTAGCCTTGGCGGAAGCGATGCAGTACTTGATCAATCATCCTGAGGAGGCAGATAGAATGGGGAAGCACGGACTCGGGGTCATACGTGCGTATGATCTCGCAAACATCCTGCGCCTCCACGTGGAGCTGTATGACGAAGCGCTGAGGGAGAAAAGAAGTGCGGTCTTTAATGCTTAAAAGGGTACTTGATCTTATGGGTGCGGGATTGGCCATCGTGCTTCTCTCCCCCCTGATAGCCATCGTAGCCTACCTTGTGCGTAGAAATTTAGGGTCGCCTATTTTTTTTACCCAAATGCGCCCTGGCTTGGGCGGCAAGCCCTTTGTAATGTACAAGTTTCGCACCATGTCTGATGCTCGAGACTCTGAGGGGAAATTACTACCTGACGACCAGCGACTGACCCGGTTCGGCAAATTTCTGCGAAGTACAAGCCTGGATGAGCTGCCGGAGCTGTGGAACGTAATCAAGGGAGAGATGAGCCTAGTCGGTCCTCGCCCCTTACTAATGAAATACCTCGAGCTCTATACGCCGGAACAAGCTCGACGGCATGAGGTTAAGCCAGGCATAACCGGATGGGCACAGGTTAATGGACGTAACGCCTTGACTTGGGAAGAGAAGTTTAAGCTCGATGTATGGTATGTGGACAATTGGACCCTAACGTTGGATCTAAGAATCCTCTGGTTAACAATCCTTAAAGTTGTTCGGCGGGATGGGATTAGTGCGGCTGGCCATGCCACAATGCCAGAATTTAGGGGTTCCCAAAATGGCTGAGGCTATATTTGTCATCGGCGCTGGCGGGCATGCCAAGGTGATTATTGGCTTGCTAAAAGCTCTAGGACAGCCAATCGCTGGTGTTTTTGATGATGACCCTGCCAAGAAAGGCCAGAGCCTATTGGGAGTCCCCGTCTTAGGGCCCGTGGAGTCAGCTAGAGAGTACCCTGGGCTGAAGGCAGTCATCGGGATTGGTGATAACCGTATAAGAAAGCGTATTGCCGAGTGCCTCAGGGATGTGAATTGGGTCAGCCTCATTCACCCTTCTGCTTGGGTAGATCCCTCGGCTCAGGTTGGTGAGGGGTCGGTGGTCTTCGCGGGAACAGTCGTCCAGCCTGATGTCAAGCTCGGCAGGCACGTGGTAGTAAACACGGGGGCTACCGTAGATCACGACTGTTTTTTAGATGATTATGCCCAGGTCACGCCCGGGGTTCACCTTGCTGGTGGGGTTGTCCTGGAGGAGGGCGTAATGATGGGAACCGGTAGTGTTGCTATTCCGCTAGTCCGTGTTGGAGCCTGGACCACAGTGGGAGCCGGAGCGGTGGTAACCCGGGATTTGCCTTCACATGTCACCGCGGTGGGGATCCCCGCAAAAGTCATTAAGCAGCGCCACTAAAGCTTATGGTGGTTTGACAGGAGAGTGGAGACTAGACGATGGTGAGGAGCTCGCTAAGCAAGCCCTTTGCACCTTGGCCCCACTTCGAAGCCGATGAAATCGAGGTGGCCATGAAGGTGCTGCAATCTGGAAAGGTTAATTACTGGACTGGGCAGGAAGGGCGGCTGTTTGAGCAGGAGTTTGCAGAGTATGTGGGCACTCGCTATGCGGTGGCCCTGCATAACGGTACGGTAGCCCTCGAGCTCGCCCTTTATGCTTTAGGCATTGGCAGCGGGGATGAAGTCATCACGACTCCTCGTACCTTTATCGCCTCGGCTAGCGCGGCAGTAATGCGTGGGGCTAAGCCGGTTTTTGCAGACGTTGATTTCAACAGTGGGAATATTACCGCTGAGACTATCGAAAAGGTGATTACTTCGCGAACCAAGGCCATTATCGTGGTCCACTTGGCGGGGTGGCCAGCCGATATGGACCCTATCAT from the Calidithermus timidus DSM 17022 genome contains:
- a CDS encoding EpsG family protein, with translation MLGFRSKALIYLLLILLSLVSFFRGSGTDTAAYEDISENLLVGESLGIAGIEPGFVLLLKIVTAITNSDVLSIRLIALAFLCAMLIFIKRANRNEIFFALAFFIPTFFYPYSMNVIRLGLAAVFFLLGFQDLRKGRKIGFWLYSALAFSFHYSIIVVVFILMMFEVKFARPQFFLLVLLLFSVPVMLNYEYFLGKLNLYSVSEAPSLLSGLSKSAVSFALIILTLVTKIPLQSKIKLIFVYGSLILFFQALTLVSYAGIRLLDLATFTYPLVLLRMYNQSKTPPDRMFLVALCIAGLIGALGNYRNFLLDVDGQLTGTPTPFMPYKTIFDEVW
- a CDS encoding glycosyltransferase family 2 protein, translating into MLKNAKNPLVTIGIPFFNPGHALVDAVRSVFAQSFQDWELILMDDGSTDGSLELARRIQDPRVHVVSDGKNLGLVARLNQITQLASGTYLARMDADDLMHPERIAKQYNFLKSNTQVDVIDTGAFILNKEGYPVGLRGTSPGLPTPLALLKWGGFLHPSIMTRREWLLSHQYDPAYPRAEDRELWARTFKSSKFAHLQEALFFYRLVGNVRPRLYLTSYSSERKVLLKHGPNLVGWPWAVALYIRSLAKSAVLLGLSSLKKEQLVASRMYNPIDKTSLSVAVEVLQKIREQRVPGW
- a CDS encoding glycosyltransferase family 4 protein, which translates into the protein MEITQRAFLLPISQYLRSQGWLVDAVAAEIKTCTACQSSYDRIYEIDWTRNPLNLRNLTRASAQVRKIVERGDYDLVHVHTPVAAFVTRYALRNLRRIGKPKIIYTAHGFHFHRNGRPLSNAIFLGLEKLAGRWTDYLVVINREDEAAARRYRIVPPERVRYMPGIGIDLDQYTAERVSQEDIKRVREELKLEERHKLLLMVAAFDPGKRHKDAIEALALLRRKEVVLAFAGEGPLRPRIEELAQRVGVAEQVRFLGFRKDIPALMRASVATVLTSEREGLPRAVMESMALGVPVIGADARGTRDLLESGAGIVVPVGNVVALAEAMQYLINHPEEADRMGKHGLGVIRAYDLANILRLHVELYDEALREKRSAVFNA
- a CDS encoding sugar transferase, coding for MLKRVLDLMGAGLAIVLLSPLIAIVAYLVRRNLGSPIFFTQMRPGLGGKPFVMYKFRTMSDARDSEGKLLPDDQRLTRFGKFLRSTSLDELPELWNVIKGEMSLVGPRPLLMKYLELYTPEQARRHEVKPGITGWAQVNGRNALTWEEKFKLDVWYVDNWTLTLDLRILWLTILKVVRRDGISAAGHATMPEFRGSQNG
- a CDS encoding acetyltransferase; protein product: MAEAIFVIGAGGHAKVIIGLLKALGQPIAGVFDDDPAKKGQSLLGVPVLGPVESAREYPGLKAVIGIGDNRIRKRIAECLRDVNWVSLIHPSAWVDPSAQVGEGSVVFAGTVVQPDVKLGRHVVVNTGATVDHDCFLDDYAQVTPGVHLAGGVVLEEGVMMGTGSVAIPLVRVGAWTTVGAGAVVTRDLPSHVTAVGIPAKVIKQRH